The Sphingomonas sanxanigenens DSM 19645 = NX02 genome includes a region encoding these proteins:
- a CDS encoding usg protein: protein MIDRALMVRLEGYGLTTAEIHYYRPDAPSLLNLFVWQDYDLAPDFPVLFDFIDYWNRGIEGALHSIRIVHDQLVRPAEWRAARGDFRLG from the coding sequence ATGATCGATCGCGCGCTGATGGTCCGGCTCGAGGGCTATGGCCTGACGACGGCGGAGATCCATTATTATCGGCCCGATGCGCCGTCGCTGCTGAACCTGTTCGTCTGGCAGGACTATGATCTGGCGCCGGACTTTCCGGTGCTGTTCGATTTCATCGACTATTGGAACCGAGGGATCGAGGGCGCGCTGCACTCCATCCGCATCGTTCACGACCAGTTGGTCCGGCCGGCGGAATGGCGTGCCGCGCGCGGAGATTTCCGTCTCGGCTGA
- the groL gene encoding chaperonin GroEL (60 kDa chaperone family; promotes refolding of misfolded polypeptides especially under stressful conditions; forms two stacked rings of heptamers to form a barrel-shaped 14mer; ends can be capped by GroES; misfolded proteins enter the barrel where they are refolded when GroES binds) has product MAAKEVKFASDARDRMLRGVDTLANAVKVTLGPKGRNVVIDKSFGAPRITKDGVTVAKEIELSDKFENMGAQMLREVASKQNDKAGDGTTTATVLAQAIVREGAKAVAAGMNPMDIKRGVDLAVSAVVADLEAHARTVSANSEIAQVATISANGDAEVGRILAEAMEKVGNEGVITVEEAKSLETELETVEGMQFDRGYLSPYFITNTEKLKVELDDPYILIHEKKLSNLQALVPLLEKVVQSGRPLLIIAEDVEGEALATLVVNRLRGGLKVAAVKAPGFGDRRKAMLEDIAILTGGNVVSEELGTKLETVTIAMLGRAKKVTIDKDNTTIVDGAGTKADIDGRVAQIRQQIEVTTSDYDREKLQERLAKLAGGVAVIRVGGATEVEVKERKDRVDDALHATRAAVEEGILPGGGIALLRALKALDGVKAANDDQQSGIDIVRRALRAPARQIADNAGEDGAWIVGKLLESDDYNWGFNAATGEYQDLVKAGVIDPAKVVRTALQDAASVASLLITTEALVAELPKEDKVAPAAPSMDY; this is encoded by the coding sequence ATGGCTGCCAAGGAAGTGAAATTTGCGTCCGACGCGCGTGATCGCATGCTGCGCGGCGTCGATACGCTTGCCAATGCAGTGAAAGTCACCCTCGGCCCCAAGGGCCGCAACGTCGTGATCGACAAGAGCTTCGGCGCGCCGCGCATCACCAAGGATGGCGTCACCGTCGCGAAGGAAATCGAACTTTCGGACAAGTTCGAGAATATGGGCGCGCAGATGCTGCGAGAGGTCGCCAGCAAGCAGAACGACAAGGCGGGGGATGGCACCACCACCGCCACGGTGCTTGCGCAGGCGATCGTGCGCGAAGGCGCCAAGGCCGTTGCCGCCGGCATGAACCCGATGGACATCAAGCGCGGCGTCGATCTCGCCGTGAGCGCCGTCGTCGCGGACCTGGAGGCACATGCCAGGACCGTCAGCGCCAACAGCGAGATCGCGCAGGTCGCCACCATCTCCGCCAATGGCGACGCGGAGGTAGGCCGCATCCTCGCCGAGGCGATGGAGAAGGTCGGCAACGAAGGCGTGATCACGGTGGAGGAAGCCAAGAGCCTCGAAACCGAACTCGAGACCGTCGAGGGCATGCAGTTCGACCGCGGCTATCTCTCACCCTACTTCATCACCAATACCGAGAAGCTGAAGGTGGAGCTGGATGATCCCTACATCCTGATCCATGAGAAGAAGCTCTCGAACCTGCAGGCGCTCGTGCCGCTGCTCGAGAAGGTCGTCCAGTCCGGCCGGCCGCTGCTGATCATCGCCGAGGATGTGGAGGGCGAAGCGCTCGCGACGCTCGTCGTCAACAGGCTGCGCGGCGGACTGAAGGTCGCGGCCGTCAAGGCGCCGGGCTTCGGCGATCGTCGCAAGGCGATGCTGGAAGACATCGCCATCCTCACCGGCGGCAACGTCGTCAGCGAGGAACTGGGCACGAAGCTGGAGACCGTCACCATCGCGATGCTGGGCCGCGCGAAGAAGGTCACGATCGACAAGGACAACACGACGATCGTCGACGGCGCCGGCACGAAGGCCGACATCGACGGGCGCGTTGCCCAGATCCGCCAGCAGATCGAGGTCACGACATCCGATTATGATCGCGAAAAGCTGCAGGAGCGGCTGGCCAAGCTCGCCGGCGGCGTCGCCGTGATCCGCGTGGGCGGCGCCACCGAGGTCGAGGTGAAGGAGCGGAAGGATCGCGTCGACGACGCGCTCCACGCCACCCGTGCCGCCGTCGAGGAAGGCATCCTACCGGGTGGCGGCATCGCGCTGCTGCGGGCGTTGAAGGCGCTCGATGGCGTCAAGGCCGCGAACGACGATCAGCAGTCGGGCATCGACATCGTCCGCCGGGCGCTCCGCGCGCCGGCGCGGCAGATCGCCGACAATGCCGGCGAGGACGGCGCGTGGATCGTCGGCAAGCTGCTCGAGAGCGACGACTATAACTGGGGCTTCAATGCCGCGACCGGCGAGTATCAGGATCTCGTCAAGGCCGGCGTGATCGATCCCGCCAAGGTCGTTCGTACCGCGCTGCAGGATGCCGCATCGGTCGCATCGCTGCTCATCACCACCGAAGCGCTCGTCGCCGAGCTGCCCAAGGAGGACAAGGTCGCACCAGCGGCGCCATCGATGGACTATTGA
- a CDS encoding Hsp20 family protein produces the protein MRTNFDFTPYRRSTVGFDRLFDLLETGMRSDIADGYPPFDILKEGEDSYRITLAVAGFRPDEIEVVAQQNLLTVTGKRPDEDGSGEYLHRGIATRAFERRFQLADHIEVGAASFDHGLLSIALKRVVPEAMKPRRIEIGSSTAAHDRTGAARDRALEAA, from the coding sequence ATGAGAACGAACTTCGACTTCACGCCCTATCGGCGTTCCACGGTCGGCTTCGACCGCCTTTTCGATCTGCTTGAAACCGGCATGCGCAGCGACATTGCCGATGGCTATCCGCCCTTCGACATCCTGAAGGAGGGCGAGGACAGCTATCGGATCACGCTCGCGGTCGCCGGCTTCCGCCCCGACGAGATCGAGGTGGTCGCGCAGCAGAACCTGCTCACCGTCACCGGCAAGCGTCCCGACGAAGACGGCTCGGGCGAGTATCTGCATCGCGGCATCGCCACGCGCGCGTTCGAGCGGCGGTTCCAGCTTGCCGACCATATCGAGGTGGGCGCGGCCAGCTTCGACCATGGCCTGCTCAGCATCGCGCTGAAGCGCGTCGTGCCCGAGGCGATGAAGCCCCGCCGGATCGAGATCGGCAGCAGCACGGCTGCCCATGACCGGACCGGGGCGGCGAGGGACAGGGCGCTCGAAGCGGCCTGA
- the groES gene encoding co-chaperone GroES, which translates to MHFRPLHDRVVVRRIEAEEKTSGGIIIPDTAKEKPQEGEVVAVGPGARTDDGQLVALSVEVGDRILFGKWSGTEVKIGGEDLLIMKESDILGVIDTVVPLKQAA; encoded by the coding sequence ATGCATTTCCGCCCCTTGCACGACCGTGTGGTCGTCCGCCGCATCGAAGCCGAGGAGAAGACCTCGGGCGGCATCATCATCCCGGATACCGCCAAGGAAAAGCCGCAGGAAGGCGAGGTCGTCGCCGTCGGACCCGGCGCGCGCACCGACGACGGCCAGCTCGTCGCGCTCTCGGTCGAGGTGGGAGACCGCATCCTGTTCGGCAAATGGTCAGGCACCGAGGTCAAGATCGGCGGCGAGGATCTGCTGATCATGAAGGAGAGCGACATCCTCGGCGTGATCGACACCGTCGTTCCGCTCAAGCAGGCCGCCTGA